The following coding sequences are from one Capsicum annuum cultivar UCD-10X-F1 chromosome 3, UCD10Xv1.1, whole genome shotgun sequence window:
- the LOC107856518 gene encoding 4-hydroxy-3-methylbut-2-en-1-yl diphosphate synthase (ferredoxin), chloroplastic-like, which yields MLLLDLFVKECYIAFVGNLAGPYVRRSVWVMKITDAGADIDRIRVQGKKEVDACFEIKNSLVQKNYNIPLVANIHFAPFVTLRVAECFDKICVNPGNFANRRAQFEQLGTHMMTIRKNSGILRRSDYLALVDYSIFFQLIIHVKIIICPALDDT from the exons ATGTTgcttttggatttgtttgttaagGAATGTTATATTGCTTTTGTTGGAAATTTGGCTGGACCTTATGTGAGGCGATCTGTTTGG GTAATGAAAATCACTGATGCAGGAGCTGACATAGACCGAATTAGAGTTCAAGGGAAGAAAGAAGTTGATGCatgttttgaaattaaaaattctcTGGTGCAAAAGAA CTACAACATCCCTCTGGTGGCAAACATTCATTTTGCTCCTTTTGTTACACTTCGAGTGGCGGAGTGCTTTGACAAAATATGTGTCAATCCTGGAAACTTTG CTAACAGGCGAGCCCAGTTTGAGCAATTAGGTACACACATGATGACTATCAGAAAGAACTCGGGCATATTGAGGAGGTCAGACTATCTTGCACTTGTTGACTATAGCATTTTTTTTCAACTGATAATacatgtaaaaataattatttgccCTGCTTTAGATGATACTTAA
- the LOC124896617 gene encoding classical arabinogalactan protein 9-like, which yields MTKNLGLLFLRRPDPTSGPDLRSPSPTPVAAPRCPPSPTSGSNPLSPPPFIPPLSVHTPPPTPAGYNSPPTSVSSQPPTRSPTAEARSPAAAPLAPTAQSPAAAAPKRRPVPSVSSSRNSILAPESPGTWSTLGFGFRLGLQA from the exons ATGACAAAGAATTTGGGGCTATTATTTTTG cgccgacccgacccgacctccggccCTGACCTCCGGTCCCCGTCGCCGACCCCCGTCGCCGCTCCCCGCTGCCCTCCGTCACCGACCTCCGGTTCCAATCCGCTCTCCCCCCCTCCGTTCATACCCCCCCTCTCCGTCCATACCCCTCCTCCGACGCCGGCGGGATACAACAGCCCCCCCACCTCGGTCTCCAGCCAGCCGCCGACTCGGTCTCCAACAGCTGAAGCTCGGTCTCCAGCCGCAGCTCCGCTTGCACCCACCGCTCAGTCGCCAGCAGCCGCAGCACCCAAACGACGACCAGTTCCCTCGGTTTCCAGCAGCCGCAACTCCATCTTAGCACCTGAATCCCCCGGAACCTGGTCAACGCTAGGCTTTGGTTTCCGTCTTGGTTTACAAGCGTaa